The following proteins are co-located in the Nilaparvata lugens isolate BPH chromosome 14, ASM1435652v1, whole genome shotgun sequence genome:
- the LOC111054622 gene encoding uncharacterized protein LOC111054622 isoform X28, which translates to MSTCDQGTDSQSPVSEHNSLSGKSDSRLTRAIEREVCGGRIAKVVSVSLEDSFEGCNQQKLCPYQMATVTVKKEEEEEEEDDSSQQPAAVEDDYSQQHYLIPGYNMIFIKEEAYETTKDTSSSDHDMPSSQSVLSIVESDKEREYRPTTSSSQADSCKEDEAYFIDKTASSPTPPPITSSQDYSGDHSEIIDGEQSEGEEEHEKTSKRVRNKDYCFYCKTMISTFARHIIRNHSKEMEVQQILSCKKNSSRRKTLLSILRKKGNFLATKTGIIRRVRKSADDNETIGPLPCTFCLGLYKRSALWKHRKKCPLNPGSSCRVAAQAAGLAMITNDFKADHELRQNIFPIMRPDEVTIAVQKDTLICEYGSRFLQTHYKRHQFAICSRKMRELGRLLITAKKIDPSIRNLIHALRPQCFETLVASARIEAGHNVIDNSYASPRYAMNIGTSLKDCCGIAIFHVQKRKFCIPGKTASELEEELKTTKMLIESNWNVELSHAASSCLQQNKMNKITIVPLASDLKKFRDYLIDKGDEAVETLKIDSNNKLAYKTLSEVLYCRVVLLCRRRVGELERLTVELYQSVRIDSCYEEFEDVIKPSERILLQKFKRVVVPGKRRTSPVLFSPDVQEKIKILIELRDKFVRETNPYLFPTIASDSPIVGYEVLKDHANRANLKTPGAFSLKSLRKHLSTISQLFDMSEQDVEQLSSFMGHTVNIHRNEYRLPDNVFQTSKIAKLLLAMEKGEASKYKGLTLDEIEVNLEDNLLEEQEHVESSGEEQVDNFEDEGVLNEEKSPNVFPLKILKMLNSPSKSKAKRELVKWEDEEKRIVAAFFSSHIENKIAPKKRECELLIEKNPILQTKTWVKVKVFVQNIYTKKN; encoded by the exons ATGGCGACAGTTACTGttaaaaaggaggaggaggaggaggaggaggatgatagcAGTCAGCAACCAGCTGCAGTGGAAGATGATTACAGCcaacaacattatctaatccctggctacaacatgatcttcatCAAAGAGGAGGCATATG aaaCAACCAAGGACACCTCATCATCAGATCATGATATGCCATCATCACAATCTGTGCTGAGTATTGTTGAGTCAGACAAGGAGCGAGAATATCGACCCACCACCAGCTCCAGTCAGGCAGATTCATGCAAAGAGGATGAGGCCTATTTCATCGACAAAACTGCATCATCACCAACACCACCACCTATAACTTCTTCACAGGATTACAGTGGTGATCATTCTGAAATCATTGACGGTGAACAGAGTGAGGGGGAAGAGGaacatgaaaaaacatcaaagcGGGTCAGAAACAAAGATTACtgtttttattgtaaaacaaTGATTTCTACTTTTGCCCGACACATCATAAGAAACCACTCAAAAGAGATGGAAGTTCAACAAATTCTGAGCTGCAAGAAAAATAGTAGCAGAAGGAAAACCCTCTTGTCAATCCTGAGGAAAAAGGGCAACTTTCTTGCGACCAAAACTGGGATCATTCGTCGAGTTCGAAAAAGTGCTGATGATAATGAAACAATAGGTCCTTTGCCTTGCACTTTTTGTTTAGGTTTATATAAGAGATCAGCGCTCTGGAAGCATCGAAAAAAATGTCCATTGAACCCTGGTTCTAGTTGCAGGGTTGCAGCTCAGGCAGCAGGCCTTGCAATGATAACAAATGACTTCAAAGCTGATCATGAATTGAGACAgaacatttttccaataatgagGCCTGATGAGGTTACAATCGCAGTCCAAAAAGACACATTGATATGTGAGTATGGTTCTCGTTTCCTGCAAACTCACTATAAAAGGCACCAATTTGCAATTTGCTCAAGAAAAATGAGAGAGCTTGGCAGATTGCTTATAACTGCTAAGAAAATTGATCCGTCGATCAGGAATTTGATCCATGCTTTAAGACCCCAGTGTTTTGAAACTCTTGTAGCATCTGCAAGGATAGAGGCTGGGCACAATGTAATTGACAATTCATATGCTTCTCCAAGGTATGCTATGAATATAGGGACTTCTCTAAAGGACTGTTGTGGAATAGCCATCTTCCATGTGCAGAAGAGGAAGTTTTGCATACCAGGCAAAACGGCCTCTGAACTTGAAGAGGAATTGAAAACAACTAAAATGCTGATAGAATCGAATTGGAATGTCGAACTTTCGCATGCAGCCTCATCTTgtcttcaacaaaataaaatgaacaaaattACTATTGTGCCACTGGCAAGTGACCTTAAAAAATTCAGAGATTATCTAATTGACAAAGGGGACGAAGCAGTAGAAACGCTTAAGATTGACTCAAATAATAAGTTGGCTTACAAGACTTTGAGTGAGGTCCTCTATTGCAGAGTGGTGCTATTATGTAGGAGAAGGGTGGGAGAGCTTGAAAGGCTCACTGTGGAGCTCTACCAATCAGTAAGAATTGATTCATGCTATGAAGAATTTGAGGATGTGATAAAGCCATCTGAAAGAATACTTTTGCAAAAATTCAAAAGAGTAGTAGTACCGGGAAAGAGAAGAACCTCTCCAGTATTATTCTCTCCTGATGTtcaggaaaaaataaaaattctgatTGAATTGAGGGACAAGTTTGTAAGGGAAACTAATCCTTACCTGTTCCCGACAATTGCATCTGACAGCCCAATTGTTGGGTATGAAGTTTTGAAAGACCATGCAAATAGAGCTAACCTGAAGACACCCGGCGCATTCTCGTTGAAATCTCTGAGGAAGCATTTATCAACTATTTCACAGTTGTTCGATATGAGTGAGCAAGATGTCGAACAGCTGTCCTCGTTCATGGGTCATACAGTGAACATTCATCGAAATGAATACAGATTACCCGACAATGTATTTCAAACCTCGAAGATTGCGAAGCTATTGTTAGCTATGGAGAAGGGAGAGGCTTCCAAATACAAGGGGCTCACCCTCGACGAGATAGAAGTTAATCTTGAAGACAATTTATTAGAGGAGCAGGAGCATGTTGAATCGTCAGGTGAAGAACAAGTTGACAACTTTGAAGATGAAGGAGTTTTGAATGAGGAAAAATCTCCAAATGTATTCCCCctcaaaatcttgaaaatgctcaattctccttcaaaaTCTAAAGCCAAGAGGGAACTAGTAAAATGGGAGGATGAAGAAAAGAGGATTGTCGCAGCTTTCTTTTCATCccatatagaaaataaaattgctCCAAAGAAAAGAGAGTGTGAACTACTAATTGAGAAAAACCCTATTCTACAAACAAAAACATGGGTTAAAGTTAAAGTTTTTGTTCAGAATAtatacacaaaaaaaaattaa
- the LOC111054622 gene encoding uncharacterized protein LOC111054622 isoform X26: MKNTRMESEMSTCDQITDSKSPVSEHNSLSGESDSRLTKAIEKEVCGGRIAKVVSVSLEDSFEGCNQQKLCPYQMATVTVKKEEEEEEEDDSSQQPAAVEDDYSQQHYLIPGYNMIFIKEEAYETTKDTSSSDHDMPSSQSVLSIVESDKEREYRPTTSSSQADSCKEDEAYFIDKTASSPTPPPITSSQDYSGDHSEIIDGEQSEGEEEHEKTSKRVRNKDYCFYCKTMISTFARHIIRNHSKEMEVQQILSCKKNSSRRKTLLSILRKKGNFLATKTGIIRRVRKSADDNETIGPLPCTFCLGLYKRSALWKHRKKCPLNPGSSCRVAAQAAGLAMITNDFKADHELRQNIFPIMRPDEVTIAVQKDTLICEYGSRFLQTHYKRHQFAICSRKMRELGRLLITAKKIDPSIRNLIHALRPQCFETLVASARIEAGHNVIDNSYASPRYAMNIGTSLKDCCGIAIFHVQKRKFCIPGKTASELEEELKTTKMLIESNWNVELSHAASSCLQQNKMNKITIVPLASDLKKFRDYLIDKGDEAVETLKIDSNNKLAYKTLSEVLYCRVVLLCRRRVGELERLTVELYQSVRIDSCYEEFEDVIKPSERILLQKFKRVVVPGKRRTSPVLFSPDVQEKIKILIELRDKFVRETNPYLFPTIASDSPIVGYEVLKDHANRANLKTPGAFSLKSLRKHLSTISQLFDMSEQDVEQLSSFMGHTVNIHRNEYRLPDNVFQTSKIAKLLLAMEKGEASKYKGLTLDEIEVNLEDNLLEEQEHVESSGEEQVDNFEDEGVLNEEKSPNVFPLKILKMLNSPSKSKAKRELVKWEDEEKRIVAAFFSSHIENKIAPKKRECELLIEKNPILQTKTWVKVKVFVQNIYTKKN, translated from the exons ATGGCGACAGTTACTGttaaaaaggaggaggaggaggaggaggaggatgatagcAGTCAGCAACCAGCTGCAGTGGAAGATGATTACAGCcaacaacattatctaatccctggctacaacatgatcttcatCAAAGAGGAGGCATATG aaaCAACCAAGGACACCTCATCATCAGATCATGATATGCCATCATCACAATCTGTGCTGAGTATTGTTGAGTCAGACAAGGAGCGAGAATATCGACCCACCACCAGCTCCAGTCAGGCAGATTCATGCAAAGAGGATGAGGCCTATTTCATCGACAAAACTGCATCATCACCAACACCACCACCTATAACTTCTTCACAGGATTACAGTGGTGATCATTCTGAAATCATTGACGGTGAACAGAGTGAGGGGGAAGAGGaacatgaaaaaacatcaaagcGGGTCAGAAACAAAGATTACtgtttttattgtaaaacaaTGATTTCTACTTTTGCCCGACACATCATAAGAAACCACTCAAAAGAGATGGAAGTTCAACAAATTCTGAGCTGCAAGAAAAATAGTAGCAGAAGGAAAACCCTCTTGTCAATCCTGAGGAAAAAGGGCAACTTTCTTGCGACCAAAACTGGGATCATTCGTCGAGTTCGAAAAAGTGCTGATGATAATGAAACAATAGGTCCTTTGCCTTGCACTTTTTGTTTAGGTTTATATAAGAGATCAGCGCTCTGGAAGCATCGAAAAAAATGTCCATTGAACCCTGGTTCTAGTTGCAGGGTTGCAGCTCAGGCAGCAGGCCTTGCAATGATAACAAATGACTTCAAAGCTGATCATGAATTGAGACAgaacatttttccaataatgagGCCTGATGAGGTTACAATCGCAGTCCAAAAAGACACATTGATATGTGAGTATGGTTCTCGTTTCCTGCAAACTCACTATAAAAGGCACCAATTTGCAATTTGCTCAAGAAAAATGAGAGAGCTTGGCAGATTGCTTATAACTGCTAAGAAAATTGATCCGTCGATCAGGAATTTGATCCATGCTTTAAGACCCCAGTGTTTTGAAACTCTTGTAGCATCTGCAAGGATAGAGGCTGGGCACAATGTAATTGACAATTCATATGCTTCTCCAAGGTATGCTATGAATATAGGGACTTCTCTAAAGGACTGTTGTGGAATAGCCATCTTCCATGTGCAGAAGAGGAAGTTTTGCATACCAGGCAAAACGGCCTCTGAACTTGAAGAGGAATTGAAAACAACTAAAATGCTGATAGAATCGAATTGGAATGTCGAACTTTCGCATGCAGCCTCATCTTgtcttcaacaaaataaaatgaacaaaattACTATTGTGCCACTGGCAAGTGACCTTAAAAAATTCAGAGATTATCTAATTGACAAAGGGGACGAAGCAGTAGAAACGCTTAAGATTGACTCAAATAATAAGTTGGCTTACAAGACTTTGAGTGAGGTCCTCTATTGCAGAGTGGTGCTATTATGTAGGAGAAGGGTGGGAGAGCTTGAAAGGCTCACTGTGGAGCTCTACCAATCAGTAAGAATTGATTCATGCTATGAAGAATTTGAGGATGTGATAAAGCCATCTGAAAGAATACTTTTGCAAAAATTCAAAAGAGTAGTAGTACCGGGAAAGAGAAGAACCTCTCCAGTATTATTCTCTCCTGATGTtcaggaaaaaataaaaattctgatTGAATTGAGGGACAAGTTTGTAAGGGAAACTAATCCTTACCTGTTCCCGACAATTGCATCTGACAGCCCAATTGTTGGGTATGAAGTTTTGAAAGACCATGCAAATAGAGCTAACCTGAAGACACCCGGCGCATTCTCGTTGAAATCTCTGAGGAAGCATTTATCAACTATTTCACAGTTGTTCGATATGAGTGAGCAAGATGTCGAACAGCTGTCCTCGTTCATGGGTCATACAGTGAACATTCATCGAAATGAATACAGATTACCCGACAATGTATTTCAAACCTCGAAGATTGCGAAGCTATTGTTAGCTATGGAGAAGGGAGAGGCTTCCAAATACAAGGGGCTCACCCTCGACGAGATAGAAGTTAATCTTGAAGACAATTTATTAGAGGAGCAGGAGCATGTTGAATCGTCAGGTGAAGAACAAGTTGACAACTTTGAAGATGAAGGAGTTTTGAATGAGGAAAAATCTCCAAATGTATTCCCCctcaaaatcttgaaaatgctcaattctccttcaaaaTCTAAAGCCAAGAGGGAACTAGTAAAATGGGAGGATGAAGAAAAGAGGATTGTCGCAGCTTTCTTTTCATCccatatagaaaataaaattgctCCAAAGAAAAGAGAGTGTGAACTACTAATTGAGAAAAACCCTATTCTACAAACAAAAACATGGGTTAAAGTTAAAGTTTTTGTTCAGAATAtatacacaaaaaaaaattaa
- the LOC111054622 gene encoding uncharacterized protein LOC111054622 isoform X30, producing the protein MMATVTVKKEEEEEEDDSSQQPAAVEDDCSQQHYLIPGYNMIFIKEDAYETTKDTSSSDHDMPSSQSVLSIVESDKEREYRPTTSSSQADSCKEDEAYFIDKTASSPTPPPITSSQDYSGDHSEIIDGEQSEGEEEHEKTSKRVRNKDYCFYCKTMISTFARHIIRNHSKEMEVQQILSCKKNSSRRKTLLSILRKKGNFLATKTGIIRRVRKSADDNETIGPLPCTFCLGLYKRSALWKHRKKCPLNPGSSCRVAAQAAGLAMITNDFKADHELRQNIFPIMRPDEVTIAVQKDTLICEYGSRFLQTHYKRHQFAICSRKMRELGRLLITAKKIDPSIRNLIHALRPQCFETLVASARIEAGHNVIDNSYASPRYAMNIGTSLKDCCGIAIFHVQKRKFCIPGKTASELEEELKTTKMLIESNWNVELSHAASSCLQQNKMNKITIVPLASDLKKFRDYLIDKGDEAVETLKIDSNNKLAYKTLSEVLYCRVVLLCRRRVGELERLTVELYQSVRIDSCYEEFEDVIKPSERILLQKFKRVVVPGKRRTSPVLFSPDVQEKIKILIELRDKFVRETNPYLFPTIASDSPIVGYEVLKDHANRANLKTPGAFSLKSLRKHLSTISQLFDMSEQDVEQLSSFMGHTVNIHRNEYRLPDNVFQTSKIAKLLLAMEKGEASKYKGLTLDEIEVNLEDNLLEEQEHVESSGEEQVDNFEDEGVLNEEKSPNVFPLKILKMLNSPSKSKAKRELVKWEDEEKRIVAAFFSSHIENKIAPKKRECELLIEKNPILQTKTWVKVKVFVQNIYTKKN; encoded by the coding sequence aaaCAACCAAGGACACCTCATCATCAGATCATGATATGCCATCATCACAATCTGTGCTGAGTATTGTTGAGTCAGACAAGGAGCGAGAATATCGACCCACCACCAGCTCCAGTCAGGCAGATTCATGCAAAGAGGATGAGGCCTATTTCATCGACAAAACTGCATCATCACCAACACCACCACCTATAACTTCTTCACAGGATTACAGTGGTGATCATTCTGAAATCATTGACGGTGAACAGAGTGAGGGGGAAGAGGaacatgaaaaaacatcaaagcGGGTCAGAAACAAAGATTACtgtttttattgtaaaacaaTGATTTCTACTTTTGCCCGACACATCATAAGAAACCACTCAAAAGAGATGGAAGTTCAACAAATTCTGAGCTGCAAGAAAAATAGTAGCAGAAGGAAAACCCTCTTGTCAATCCTGAGGAAAAAGGGCAACTTTCTTGCGACCAAAACTGGGATCATTCGTCGAGTTCGAAAAAGTGCTGATGATAATGAAACAATAGGTCCTTTGCCTTGCACTTTTTGTTTAGGTTTATATAAGAGATCAGCGCTCTGGAAGCATCGAAAAAAATGTCCATTGAACCCTGGTTCTAGTTGCAGGGTTGCAGCTCAGGCAGCAGGCCTTGCAATGATAACAAATGACTTCAAAGCTGATCATGAATTGAGACAgaacatttttccaataatgagGCCTGATGAGGTTACAATCGCAGTCCAAAAAGACACATTGATATGTGAGTATGGTTCTCGTTTCCTGCAAACTCACTATAAAAGGCACCAATTTGCAATTTGCTCAAGAAAAATGAGAGAGCTTGGCAGATTGCTTATAACTGCTAAGAAAATTGATCCGTCGATCAGGAATTTGATCCATGCTTTAAGACCCCAGTGTTTTGAAACTCTTGTAGCATCTGCAAGGATAGAGGCTGGGCACAATGTAATTGACAATTCATATGCTTCTCCAAGGTATGCTATGAATATAGGGACTTCTCTAAAGGACTGTTGTGGAATAGCCATCTTCCATGTGCAGAAGAGGAAGTTTTGCATACCAGGCAAAACGGCCTCTGAACTTGAAGAGGAATTGAAAACAACTAAAATGCTGATAGAATCGAATTGGAATGTCGAACTTTCGCATGCAGCCTCATCTTgtcttcaacaaaataaaatgaacaaaattACTATTGTGCCACTGGCAAGTGACCTTAAAAAATTCAGAGATTATCTAATTGACAAAGGGGACGAAGCAGTAGAAACGCTTAAGATTGACTCAAATAATAAGTTGGCTTACAAGACTTTGAGTGAGGTCCTCTATTGCAGAGTGGTGCTATTATGTAGGAGAAGGGTGGGAGAGCTTGAAAGGCTCACTGTGGAGCTCTACCAATCAGTAAGAATTGATTCATGCTATGAAGAATTTGAGGATGTGATAAAGCCATCTGAAAGAATACTTTTGCAAAAATTCAAAAGAGTAGTAGTACCGGGAAAGAGAAGAACCTCTCCAGTATTATTCTCTCCTGATGTtcaggaaaaaataaaaattctgatTGAATTGAGGGACAAGTTTGTAAGGGAAACTAATCCTTACCTGTTCCCGACAATTGCATCTGACAGCCCAATTGTTGGGTATGAAGTTTTGAAAGACCATGCAAATAGAGCTAACCTGAAGACACCCGGCGCATTCTCGTTGAAATCTCTGAGGAAGCATTTATCAACTATTTCACAGTTGTTCGATATGAGTGAGCAAGATGTCGAACAGCTGTCCTCGTTCATGGGTCATACAGTGAACATTCATCGAAATGAATACAGATTACCCGACAATGTATTTCAAACCTCGAAGATTGCGAAGCTATTGTTAGCTATGGAGAAGGGAGAGGCTTCCAAATACAAGGGGCTCACCCTCGACGAGATAGAAGTTAATCTTGAAGACAATTTATTAGAGGAGCAGGAGCATGTTGAATCGTCAGGTGAAGAACAAGTTGACAACTTTGAAGATGAAGGAGTTTTGAATGAGGAAAAATCTCCAAATGTATTCCCCctcaaaatcttgaaaatgctcaattctccttcaaaaTCTAAAGCCAAGAGGGAACTAGTAAAATGGGAGGATGAAGAAAAGAGGATTGTCGCAGCTTTCTTTTCATCccatatagaaaataaaattgctCCAAAGAAAAGAGAGTGTGAACTACTAATTGAGAAAAACCCTATTCTACAAACAAAAACATGGGTTAAAGTTAAAGTTTTTGTTCAGAATAtatacacaaaaaaaaattaa
- the LOC111054622 gene encoding uncharacterized protein LOC111054622 isoform X27 — MESEMSTCDQGTDSQSPVSEHNSLSGKSDSRLTRAIEREVCGGRIAKVVSVSLEDSFEGCNQQKLCPYQMATVTVKKEEEEEEEDDSSQQPAAVEDDYSQQHYLIPGYNMIFIKEEAYETTKDTSSSDHDMPSSQSVLSIVESDKEREYRPTTSSSQADSCKEDEAYFIDKTASSPTPPPITSSQDYSGDHSEIIDGEQSEGEEEHEKTSKRVRNKDYCFYCKTMISTFARHIIRNHSKEMEVQQILSCKKNSSRRKTLLSILRKKGNFLATKTGIIRRVRKSADDNETIGPLPCTFCLGLYKRSALWKHRKKCPLNPGSSCRVAAQAAGLAMITNDFKADHELRQNIFPIMRPDEVTIAVQKDTLICEYGSRFLQTHYKRHQFAICSRKMRELGRLLITAKKIDPSIRNLIHALRPQCFETLVASARIEAGHNVIDNSYASPRYAMNIGTSLKDCCGIAIFHVQKRKFCIPGKTASELEEELKTTKMLIESNWNVELSHAASSCLQQNKMNKITIVPLASDLKKFRDYLIDKGDEAVETLKIDSNNKLAYKTLSEVLYCRVVLLCRRRVGELERLTVELYQSVRIDSCYEEFEDVIKPSERILLQKFKRVVVPGKRRTSPVLFSPDVQEKIKILIELRDKFVRETNPYLFPTIASDSPIVGYEVLKDHANRANLKTPGAFSLKSLRKHLSTISQLFDMSEQDVEQLSSFMGHTVNIHRNEYRLPDNVFQTSKIAKLLLAMEKGEASKYKGLTLDEIEVNLEDNLLEEQEHVESSGEEQVDNFEDEGVLNEEKSPNVFPLKILKMLNSPSKSKAKRELVKWEDEEKRIVAAFFSSHIENKIAPKKRECELLIEKNPILQTKTWVKVKVFVQNIYTKKN; from the exons ATGGCGACAGTTACTGttaaaaaggaggaggaggaggaggaggaggatgatagcAGTCAGCAACCAGCTGCAGTGGAAGATGATTACAGCcaacaacattatctaatccctggctacaacatgatcttcatCAAAGAGGAGGCATATG aaaCAACCAAGGACACCTCATCATCAGATCATGATATGCCATCATCACAATCTGTGCTGAGTATTGTTGAGTCAGACAAGGAGCGAGAATATCGACCCACCACCAGCTCCAGTCAGGCAGATTCATGCAAAGAGGATGAGGCCTATTTCATCGACAAAACTGCATCATCACCAACACCACCACCTATAACTTCTTCACAGGATTACAGTGGTGATCATTCTGAAATCATTGACGGTGAACAGAGTGAGGGGGAAGAGGaacatgaaaaaacatcaaagcGGGTCAGAAACAAAGATTACtgtttttattgtaaaacaaTGATTTCTACTTTTGCCCGACACATCATAAGAAACCACTCAAAAGAGATGGAAGTTCAACAAATTCTGAGCTGCAAGAAAAATAGTAGCAGAAGGAAAACCCTCTTGTCAATCCTGAGGAAAAAGGGCAACTTTCTTGCGACCAAAACTGGGATCATTCGTCGAGTTCGAAAAAGTGCTGATGATAATGAAACAATAGGTCCTTTGCCTTGCACTTTTTGTTTAGGTTTATATAAGAGATCAGCGCTCTGGAAGCATCGAAAAAAATGTCCATTGAACCCTGGTTCTAGTTGCAGGGTTGCAGCTCAGGCAGCAGGCCTTGCAATGATAACAAATGACTTCAAAGCTGATCATGAATTGAGACAgaacatttttccaataatgagGCCTGATGAGGTTACAATCGCAGTCCAAAAAGACACATTGATATGTGAGTATGGTTCTCGTTTCCTGCAAACTCACTATAAAAGGCACCAATTTGCAATTTGCTCAAGAAAAATGAGAGAGCTTGGCAGATTGCTTATAACTGCTAAGAAAATTGATCCGTCGATCAGGAATTTGATCCATGCTTTAAGACCCCAGTGTTTTGAAACTCTTGTAGCATCTGCAAGGATAGAGGCTGGGCACAATGTAATTGACAATTCATATGCTTCTCCAAGGTATGCTATGAATATAGGGACTTCTCTAAAGGACTGTTGTGGAATAGCCATCTTCCATGTGCAGAAGAGGAAGTTTTGCATACCAGGCAAAACGGCCTCTGAACTTGAAGAGGAATTGAAAACAACTAAAATGCTGATAGAATCGAATTGGAATGTCGAACTTTCGCATGCAGCCTCATCTTgtcttcaacaaaataaaatgaacaaaattACTATTGTGCCACTGGCAAGTGACCTTAAAAAATTCAGAGATTATCTAATTGACAAAGGGGACGAAGCAGTAGAAACGCTTAAGATTGACTCAAATAATAAGTTGGCTTACAAGACTTTGAGTGAGGTCCTCTATTGCAGAGTGGTGCTATTATGTAGGAGAAGGGTGGGAGAGCTTGAAAGGCTCACTGTGGAGCTCTACCAATCAGTAAGAATTGATTCATGCTATGAAGAATTTGAGGATGTGATAAAGCCATCTGAAAGAATACTTTTGCAAAAATTCAAAAGAGTAGTAGTACCGGGAAAGAGAAGAACCTCTCCAGTATTATTCTCTCCTGATGTtcaggaaaaaataaaaattctgatTGAATTGAGGGACAAGTTTGTAAGGGAAACTAATCCTTACCTGTTCCCGACAATTGCATCTGACAGCCCAATTGTTGGGTATGAAGTTTTGAAAGACCATGCAAATAGAGCTAACCTGAAGACACCCGGCGCATTCTCGTTGAAATCTCTGAGGAAGCATTTATCAACTATTTCACAGTTGTTCGATATGAGTGAGCAAGATGTCGAACAGCTGTCCTCGTTCATGGGTCATACAGTGAACATTCATCGAAATGAATACAGATTACCCGACAATGTATTTCAAACCTCGAAGATTGCGAAGCTATTGTTAGCTATGGAGAAGGGAGAGGCTTCCAAATACAAGGGGCTCACCCTCGACGAGATAGAAGTTAATCTTGAAGACAATTTATTAGAGGAGCAGGAGCATGTTGAATCGTCAGGTGAAGAACAAGTTGACAACTTTGAAGATGAAGGAGTTTTGAATGAGGAAAAATCTCCAAATGTATTCCCCctcaaaatcttgaaaatgctcaattctccttcaaaaTCTAAAGCCAAGAGGGAACTAGTAAAATGGGAGGATGAAGAAAAGAGGATTGTCGCAGCTTTCTTTTCATCccatatagaaaataaaattgctCCAAAGAAAAGAGAGTGTGAACTACTAATTGAGAAAAACCCTATTCTACAAACAAAAACATGGGTTAAAGTTAAAGTTTTTGTTCAGAATAtatacacaaaaaaaaattaa